One Drosophila kikkawai strain 14028-0561.14 chromosome 3L, DkikHiC1v2, whole genome shotgun sequence genomic window carries:
- the LOC108078696 gene encoding probable palmitoyltransferase ZDHHC24 isoform X2 produces the protein MYKLAWLVAAFIIYNILGNQLACYLTDTSVASLPEERRFPKTEEEHLWAYCDVCKMKVPPRAWHCKLCKFCVLRRDHHCIFTATCIGHKNYRYFFWLQFYLALGTGLSMGCHLLAVVVNKDFQNRYVLVWIIKSVLKRENNVHAGNWNEFLWQNWLLMLNTYALAFSLLMLPYQLPIFYLNTTFYTGSELRYNLGLRSNIKLLLGRRGFWTFISPWIHSPLPHDGTSWEEMKPLDISNF, from the exons ATGTACAAGCTAGCTTGGCTGGTGGCCGcctttattatttacaacatCCTGGGCAACCAGTTGGCCTGCTATCTGACGGACACTTCGGTGGCGAGTCTGCCCGAGGAGCGCCGTTTTCCGAAGACGGAGGAGGAGCACCTATGGGCCTACTGCGATGTATGCAAAATGAAAGTGCCG CCTAGAGCCTGGCATTGCAAATTGTGCAAGTTCTGTGTCTTGCGGCGGGATCACCACTGCATTTTCACGGCCACTTGCATTGGCCACAAAAACTACAGATATTTCTTCTGGCTTCAGTTCTACCTGGCCCTAGGCACTGGATTGTCCATGGGCTGTCATTTACTGGCGGTTGTGGTCAATAAGGACTTTCAGAATCGATATGTACTTGTGTGGATAATTAAAAGTGTTCTGAAGAGGGAAAACAACGTGCATGCTGGTAATTGGAATGAGtttttgtggcagaactggcTTCTTATGCTCAACACCTACGCCTTGGCTTTCTCACTGCTGATGCTGCCCTATCAACTGCCGATCTTCTATTTGAATACTACTTTCTATACGGGTTCAGAGCTCCGGTACAACCTCGGACTGCGAAGCAACATCAAGCTCTTGTTGGGTCGGCGCGGTTTCTGGACTTTTATCTCGCCCTGGATCCACAGTCCATTGCCCCATGATGGCACCAGTTGGGAGGAAATGAAACCCTTAGACATTAGCAATTTCTAA
- the sinah gene encoding probable E3 ubiquitin-protein ligase sinah, whose translation MPLENQQNSDKNSTAPPRFSGVQWPSPAACDQSAASPLQAAEAEQEAGVPSEFLYSLLECPVCFGYMMPPIMQCPRGHMICHSCRQMVTLCPVCRAALSSIRNLGMEKVASKLIFPCKYSHLGCQARLAYSEKNIHEERCECSLYSCPYPDDKCVWQGPLGDVYEHLISTHENIITMDGTDIIFLATNVNLEGALDWTMVQTCFGRHFLLSLEKISIGSDFQQFFATCRIIGSVLDAADFVYHITLEANNRILRWKSTPKSIRESFSFVNSDFLVLNKTTVQLFAKDGDLALNVVIKKVNESSEAPTASPGV comes from the coding sequence ATGCCTTTGGAGAACCAACAAAACAGCGATAAAAATTCGACAGCCCCACCAAGATTCAGTGGTGTCCAATGGCCCTCCCCGGCTGCATGCGATCAATCTGCTGCGTCTCCTCTTCAGGCAGCCGAAGCGGAGCAAGAGGCGGGGGTTCCCAGTGAGTTCCTGTACTCGTTGCTAGAGTGCCCGGTGTGCTTCGGCTACATGATGCCCCCCATAATGCAGTGTCCCCGGGGCCACATGATCTGCCATTCCTGCCGCCAAATGGTGACCCTATGTCCTGTTTGTCGCGCGGCCCTGTCCAGCATTCGCAACCTGGGCATGGAGAAGGTGGCATCCAAGCTGATATTCCCCTGCAAGTACTCGCATCTGGGCTGTCAAGCCCGGCTTGCGTATTCGGAGAAGAATATTCACGAGGAGAGGTGCGAGTGCAGCCTGTACAGCTGCCCCTATCCCGACGACAAGTGCGTCTGGCAGGGACCGTTGGGCGATGTGTACGAACATTTGATCAGCACCCACGAGAACATAATCACCATGGATGGCACCGACATAATTTTTCTGGCCACCAACGTAAATCTGGAAGGCGCCCTTGACTGGACCATGGTGCAGACCTGCTTCGGCCGCCACTTCCTGCTCTCATTGGAGAAGATATCAATCGGTTCTGACTTTCAGCAGTTCTTCGCCACCTGCCGTATAATCGGGTCCGTCCTGGATGCTGCAGATTTCGTGTACCATATCACGCTGGAGGCCAATAACCGCATCCTGCGCTGGAAGTCCACACCGAAATCTATACGTGAGAGCTTCAGCTTCGTCAATTCGGATTTCTTAGTGCTCAACAAGACGACTGTCCAATTGTTCGCAAAAGATGGCGACCTGGCCCTAAACGTGGTCATTAAAAAGGTGAACGAGTCCAGCGAGGCGCCTACGGCTTCTCCCGGCGTTTAG
- the LOC108078696 gene encoding probable palmitoyltransferase ZDHHC24 isoform X1, with the protein MCFVVNVCKRFANENPKVFVTITHPYCVGLLLVGTAFFFLADMLYVVPFIFDTSGAMYKLAWLVAAFIIYNILGNQLACYLTDTSVASLPEERRFPKTEEEHLWAYCDVCKMKVPPRAWHCKLCKFCVLRRDHHCIFTATCIGHKNYRYFFWLQFYLALGTGLSMGCHLLAVVVNKDFQNRYVLVWIIKSVLKRENNVHAGNWNEFLWQNWLLMLNTYALAFSLLMLPYQLPIFYLNTTFYTGSELRYNLGLRSNIKLLLGRRGFWTFISPWIHSPLPHDGTSWEEMKPLDISNF; encoded by the exons ATGTGTTTCGTGGTAAATGTTTGCAAACGTTTTGCAAATGAAAATCCAAAGGTTTTCGTGACTATAACACATCCCTACTGTGTTGGCCTGCTGCTGGTAGGAACTGCATTCTTTTTTCTGGCTGACATGCTCTATGTGGTGCCCTTCATTTTCGACACCAGCGGAGCAATGTACAAGCTAGCTTGGCTGGTGGCCGcctttattatttacaacatCCTGGGCAACCAGTTGGCCTGCTATCTGACGGACACTTCGGTGGCGAGTCTGCCCGAGGAGCGCCGTTTTCCGAAGACGGAGGAGGAGCACCTATGGGCCTACTGCGATGTATGCAAAATGAAAGTGCCG CCTAGAGCCTGGCATTGCAAATTGTGCAAGTTCTGTGTCTTGCGGCGGGATCACCACTGCATTTTCACGGCCACTTGCATTGGCCACAAAAACTACAGATATTTCTTCTGGCTTCAGTTCTACCTGGCCCTAGGCACTGGATTGTCCATGGGCTGTCATTTACTGGCGGTTGTGGTCAATAAGGACTTTCAGAATCGATATGTACTTGTGTGGATAATTAAAAGTGTTCTGAAGAGGGAAAACAACGTGCATGCTGGTAATTGGAATGAGtttttgtggcagaactggcTTCTTATGCTCAACACCTACGCCTTGGCTTTCTCACTGCTGATGCTGCCCTATCAACTGCCGATCTTCTATTTGAATACTACTTTCTATACGGGTTCAGAGCTCCGGTACAACCTCGGACTGCGAAGCAACATCAAGCTCTTGTTGGGTCGGCGCGGTTTCTGGACTTTTATCTCGCCCTGGATCCACAGTCCATTGCCCCATGATGGCACCAGTTGGGAGGAAATGAAACCCTTAGACATTAGCAATTTCTAA
- the LOC108078967 gene encoding coiled-coil domain-containing protein 22 homolog, which yields MDEVDKIIMHQLHQVDPAIEPTEELAEFTPEQVVRAVSSCLGEIRPDVQLPRSLPGGAMAQRFSVASSLAEGCKDAGYRGDIGYQTFLYPNAVELRRLLMFLIEQLPRERQAAEDGVGKSQSLSHREILQRKIRKELATQLKTPWVPQFARSVGNRKSLGCSSLCIDFRPHINLSVPSANPEERTKEVQQYFDQLAPNIFQQTASSSVDLIASVLHKNELERWGPELPDSLHLFSGIEEVAPPLLPKVSHPVDKSSTSGTEEEVSPLEQLSNEVQELRSQCESLLMERKSHAAALAASKLRESKATEEIGRIQPVLKLHERTSLVLADSEQNLNKLEALLKSTQAKRETLTQQWQEYRKPLLETLETLKTAKEAQHVQGIRSNIEQLEQELQAKTKQHNELNATLRSASQSLAPRKEYTRRIHEFIGNIRKQRADIFKVLDDTRQLQKQLNVVGAQLQRQFNYTDDLLFQSAKHDLHAKRAYKLLAQLHANCSELVECVSLTGNVTKQIRELEVQIDGEKLKNVLTSLQQITGDIQKFEQHIQELQGQISAVEQAQVNNGGS from the coding sequence ATGGACGAGGTGGACAAGATAATCATGCACCAGCTGCACCAGGTGGACCCGGCCATCGAACCGACGGAGGAACTGGCGGAATTCACGCCGGAACAGGTCGTGCGGGCGGTGTCCAGCTGCCTGGGCGAAATCCGTCCGGATGTGCAGCTTCCCCGGTCTCTGCCTGGCGGAGCGATGGCCCAGCGTTTTAGTGTGGCTAGCTCCCTGGCCGAGGGATGCAAGGATGCCGGCTACAGGGGCGACATCGGCTACCAGACGTTCCTCTATCCCAACGCCGTCGAGCTGCGGCGTCTGCTTATGTTCCTGATCGAACAGCTGCCACGAGAGCGCCAGGCGGCGGAGGACGGAGTCGGGAAGTCGCAGTCGCTGAGCCACAGGGAAATCCTGCAGCGGAAGATACGCAAGGAGCTTGCCACGCAACTGAAGACGCCGTGGGTGCCACAGTTTGCCCGCTCGGTGGGCAACCGGAAGTCGCTAGGCTGCAGCAGTTTGTGCATTGACTTTCGGCCGCATATCAATCTCAGCGTTCCGTCCGCCAACCCCGAGGAGCGCACCAAGGAGGTGCAGCAGTATTTTGACCAGCTGGCGCCCAATATCTTCCAGCAGACGGCCTCCAGTTCGGTGGATCTCATCGCCTCCGTGCTGCACAAAAACGAACTGGAGCGCTGGGGCCCCGAGCTCCCCGACTCGCTGCACCTCTTCTCGGGCATTGAGGAGGTGGCGCCGCCTCTGCTTCCCAAGGTCTCTCATCCCGTGGATAAATCTTCAACATCCGGCACCGAGGAGGAGGTCTCTCCCCTTGAGCAACTCAGCAACGAGGTCCAAGAGCTGCGTTCGCAGTGCGAATCCCTCCTCATGGAGCGAAAATCCCATGCAGCGGCGCTGGCTGCCTCGAAACTGCGGGAGAGCAAGGCCACCGAGGAGATAGGCCGCATTCAACCTGTGCTAAAGCTTCACGAACGTACCTCTTTGGTCCTGGCCGATTCCGAGCAGAACTTGAACAAGCTGGAGGCCCTGCTGAAGAGCACGCAGGCGAAGAGAGAAACCCTCACGCAGCAGTGGCAGGAGTACAGGAAGCCCCTGCTGGAAACACTAGAAACACTGAAGACCGCCAAAGAAGCCCAACATGTCCAGGGCATCCGGAGCAACATCGAGCAATTGGAGCAGGAACTCCAGGCAAAGACCAAGCAGCACAACGAACTGAATGCCACCCTGAGATCCGCCAGCCAATCCCTGGCTCCTCGCAAGGAGTACACCCGCCGGATCCACGAATTTATAGGGAATATCCGGAAGCAGCGAGCCGATATCTTTAAAGTTCTGGACGACACCCGACAGTTGCAGAAGCAACTGAACGTGGTGGGCGCCCAGTTGCAGCGGCAGTTTAACTACACCGATGATCTGCTCTTCCAGAGCGCCAAGCATGACCTGCACGCCAAGCGGGCTTACAAGCTGCTGGCCCAGCTCCATGCCAACTGTAGTGAACTGGTCGAGTGCGTCTCGCTCACCGGCAACGTGACCAAGCAGATCCGCGAGCTGGAGGTCCAAATCGACGGCGAGAAGCTGAAGAACGTGCTGACCAGTCTGCAGCAGATCACCGGCGATATCCAAAAGTTTGAGCAGCACATCCAGGAGCTGCAGGGTCAGATAAGTGCAGTGGAACAGGCCCAGGTTAATAATGGCGGGAGTTAG